A genomic window from Brassica oleracea var. oleracea cultivar TO1000 chromosome C8, BOL, whole genome shotgun sequence includes:
- the LOC106307572 gene encoding alkylated DNA repair protein alkB homolog 8: MRDVKVKANSKSTEEEEENEMSSSLSVKSTPEIEKKYVHRVYDAIAPHFSSTRFAKWPKVAAFLESLPSGSVVLDAGCGNGKYLGLNPSCFFIGCDISNPLIKICSDKGQEVLVADAVNLPYREEFGDAAISIAVLHHLSTENRRKSAIEELVRVVKPGGFVLITVWAAEQEDKSLLTKWTPLSPKYVEEWVGPGSPMNSPRVRNNPFFGLESIPETDVSAKEQKAETSPSFGLESIPETEESTREPKAESVPETQDSLGEQNDKSSVEVLLEALKMNQQEYFVPWHLPYHRAEVSGASASALASGLAKKDDRKGTVVYNRYYHVFSEGELERLASGVGNAMIVDRFYDKSNWCIVLQKEALNQD; encoded by the exons ATGAGAGACGTCAAAGTGAAAGCTAATTCTAAGTCAACTGAAGAAGAAGAAGAAAATGAGATGTCTTCGTCACTGAGCGTTAAATCCACACCGGAGATCGAGAAAAAGTATGTTCATCGAGTGTACGACGCTATTGCTCCACATTTCAGCTCCACAAGGTTTGCTAAGTGGCCTAAAGTCGCTGCCTTTCTCGAGTCGTTGCCTTCTGGATCTGTGGTTCTTGATGCAGGTTGCGGAAACGGCAAGTATCTGGGGTTAAACCCGAGCTGTTTCTTTATAGGATGCGACATAAGTAACCCACTTATCAAAATCTGCTCGGATAAAGGCCAAGAGGTTCTCGTTGCAGACGCTGTCAATCTTCCTTACAGAGAGGAGTTCGGCGATGCAGCCATCTCCATTGCGGTTTTGCATCACTTGAGCACCGAGAACAGAAGGAAGAGTGCCATCGAGGAACTGGTTCGGGTCGTTAAGCCTGGTGGATTCGTTCTCATCACGGTTTGGGCGGCAGAGCAGGAAGACAAATCTTTGCTCACTAAATGGACACCATTGTCTCCAAAGTATGTTGAGGAATGGGTCGGACCAGGTAGTCCAATGAACAGCCCTCGTGTAAGGAACAACCCGTTCTTCGGTCTTGAGAGCATTCCAGAGACTGACGTGAGTGCAAAGGAGCAAAAGGCTGAGACCAGCCCATCCTTCGGTCTTGAGAGCATTCCAGAGACCGAGGAGAGCACGAGAGAGCCAAAGGCTGAGAGCGTCCCAGAGACCCAAGATAGCTTGGGCGAGCAAAATGATAAGAGCTCTGTTGAAGTGTTATTGGAGGCTCTGAAGATGAATCAGCAAGAGTACTTTGTTCCATGGCATTTACCGTACCACCGTGCTGAAGTTAGTGGTGCATCCGCTTCTGCACTTGCAAGTGGCCTTGCGAAGAAAGACGATAGAAAAGGAACTGTTGTGTACAACAGATACTACCACGTCTTCAGTGAAGGCGAACTTGAAAG GTTGGCATCTGGAGTAGGCAATGCAATGATAGTTGATAGATTTTACGACAAGTCCAATTGGTGTATTGTTCTTCAGAAAGAAGCTTTAAACCAAGATTGA
- the LOC106311007 gene encoding small acidic protein 1 → MRPMQLDMLAEMDDAGSSMAMDVDDIEAMEMLSEGGLISENKLADADFFNKFDDDFDDTDIN, encoded by the coding sequence ATGAGGCCGATGCAACTGGATATGTTGGCGGAGATGGATGATGCAGGTTCTTCGATGGCCATGGACGTAGATGACATCGAAGCCATGGAGATGCTCAGCGAAGGAGGACTTATCTCTGAGAACAAGCTCGCCGACGCCGATTTCTTCAACAAGTTCGACGACGATTTCGACGACACCGATATCAACTGA